In Parasegetibacter sp. NRK P23, a single genomic region encodes these proteins:
- the smpB gene encoding SsrA-binding protein SmpB — MADIRNKSARFEFFIDDTYTAGMVLTGTEVKSLRAGKASFNDSFCIIHKGELFLKSFHISPYAFGTYNNHDPLRDRKLLLNKKELRKIESKLKEKGYTVVPLRVFFNEKGFVKIEIGLGKGKKLHDKRESIKERDTERELRRYK; from the coding sequence GTGGCAGACATCAGGAACAAATCGGCTCGCTTTGAATTCTTCATCGACGATACTTACACAGCGGGCATGGTACTTACGGGCACGGAAGTGAAATCGTTGCGGGCGGGAAAAGCCAGCTTCAACGACTCGTTCTGTATTATCCATAAAGGCGAATTGTTCCTGAAGAGCTTCCACATCTCTCCTTATGCCTTCGGCACCTACAATAACCACGATCCCCTTCGCGACCGGAAACTGCTCCTCAATAAAAAGGAACTCCGGAAAATCGAAAGTAAACTCAAAGAGAAAGGGTATACCGTTGTGCCCCTCAGGGTTTTCTTTAACGAGAAAGGGTTTGTGAAAATCGAAATAGGTTTGGGTAAAGGAAAGAAACTCCACGACAAACGGGAATCCATTAAAGAACGGGACACGGAACGCGAATTAAGGAGGTATAAATAA
- a CDS encoding STAS/SEC14 domain-containing protein, with product MFNPLQHEVLLKNQWHEIIYFKAVNLIRHNYTTYTKHMDAGNYRQVMREHAQLLKEKNPAFILEDTRNFHFVINPELRTWLQDYMKEQMKEMEVLRTAIISGDDFLVQLSIEQLIPDDIERNVMKELRYFEEEEEALLWLTGPL from the coding sequence GTGTTTAACCCCTTACAACATGAGGTGCTCCTCAAAAACCAGTGGCATGAAATCATTTATTTCAAGGCGGTTAATCTTATCAGGCACAATTATACCACCTATACCAAGCATATGGATGCGGGAAACTACCGTCAGGTAATGCGGGAACACGCTCAACTGCTGAAAGAAAAAAATCCGGCTTTTATACTCGAGGATACGCGCAACTTCCACTTTGTGATCAACCCGGAGCTTAGGACCTGGTTGCAGGATTACATGAAAGAGCAGATGAAAGAGATGGAAGTGTTGAGAACGGCGATTATCAGTGGAGATGATTTTTTAGTACAACTCAGTATCGAACAACTGATTCCGGATGATATCGAGAGAAATGTAATGAAGGAACTGAGGTATTTTGAAGAAGAGGAAGAGGCCCTGCTTTGGCTCACAGGACCTCTTTAG
- a CDS encoding DUF952 domain-containing protein, translating to MATIYHITSKKEWKEAEKKGSYEAASLAAENFIHCCELQQMRSVLKRYFDGKKGLVALLLETEKLKHPLKYEASPSVNETFPHIYGPINIDAVEEVIDL from the coding sequence ATGGCTACAATTTATCACATCACCTCCAAAAAGGAGTGGAAGGAAGCAGAAAAAAAAGGCTCTTATGAAGCGGCTTCCCTGGCGGCTGAAAACTTTATTCACTGCTGCGAATTACAACAAATGAGAAGCGTGCTGAAACGCTATTTTGATGGAAAAAAAGGACTGGTGGCGCTTCTGCTGGAAACGGAAAAGCTGAAACATCCTTTGAAATATGAGGCTTCGCCCTCGGTAAATGAAACCTTTCCGCATATTTACGGCCCCATCAACATAGATGCCGTGGAAGAAGTAATTGATCTTTAA
- a CDS encoding OmpA family protein translates to MKKFAASALLLSVAFGDVMAQTPVKPDYTKRPALGVHFIMQDFPSATYLRANSLSAAINDKKFAKLSEMSPGLAISYWKGVTNHLDFAANLSGSFLKYPFKNRPAGTQEKFLMEIDATANAKMLPDNYWVSPYLTAGVGISSYSGYWGTYIPLGTGIQVNLFDETFIQLQSQYRLGISDNTNYHFYWGVGFLGNIGKKKEAPKVEPVVIPTAPLDTDGDGIPDTEDACPNESGPASLKGCPDKDGDGIADKEDKCPDVKGLAAFQGCPPPDKDGDGIIDSEDKCPDVAGVARFKGCPIPDTDGDGLNDEVDHCPMEAGPASNNGCPEVKQEIIEKVNMAASQIFFASGSAKFTANSYKYMNEVVKVLKEDETLELDIEGHTDNTGSAAINTRLSQSRADAVKKYLMSKGIDAARLTSKGFGPDQPVADNNTAAGKAKNRRVEMKVRK, encoded by the coding sequence ATGAAGAAGTTCGCCGCATCAGCGCTGCTCCTTTCCGTTGCGTTCGGAGATGTGATGGCGCAAACGCCAGTGAAACCCGATTACACCAAAAGACCAGCACTTGGTGTGCATTTTATCATGCAGGATTTTCCTTCGGCAACTTATTTACGCGCCAACTCACTCAGCGCCGCCATCAACGATAAAAAATTCGCGAAGCTTTCTGAAATGTCCCCCGGACTTGCCATCAGCTATTGGAAGGGAGTGACCAATCACTTAGATTTCGCGGCCAATCTTTCCGGAAGTTTTCTCAAATATCCTTTCAAGAACAGGCCTGCAGGCACACAGGAAAAGTTCCTGATGGAAATTGATGCCACCGCCAACGCGAAAATGCTTCCTGATAATTACTGGGTATCGCCTTACCTTACAGCCGGTGTCGGTATTTCTTCTTACAGCGGCTACTGGGGCACGTACATTCCTTTGGGAACGGGGATCCAGGTAAACCTTTTCGATGAAACATTCATCCAACTTCAATCGCAATACCGGTTAGGCATATCCGATAATACCAATTACCATTTTTACTGGGGCGTAGGGTTCCTTGGTAATATCGGGAAGAAAAAAGAAGCGCCAAAAGTTGAACCGGTGGTAATCCCAACAGCTCCGCTGGATACGGACGGAGACGGTATTCCGGATACGGAAGATGCCTGCCCCAATGAATCTGGTCCTGCCAGCCTGAAAGGATGCCCCGATAAAGATGGCGACGGCATTGCCGATAAAGAGGATAAATGTCCGGATGTAAAAGGACTGGCTGCTTTCCAGGGCTGTCCCCCTCCTGATAAAGATGGGGATGGTATCATAGACAGTGAAGATAAATGTCCCGATGTTGCCGGTGTGGCCCGTTTCAAAGGATGTCCTATCCCCGATACCGATGGAGATGGCCTGAACGATGAAGTGGACCACTGCCCCATGGAGGCAGGCCCCGCTTCCAACAACGGATGCCCTGAAGTAAAGCAGGAAATCATTGAAAAAGTGAATATGGCCGCATCACAGATTTTCTTCGCTTCCGGAAGCGCTAAGTTTACCGCCAACTCCTACAAATACATGAATGAAGTGGTGAAAGTGCTGAAAGAAGATGAAACACTTGAACTTGATATTGAAGGGCATACCGATAACACCGGTTCAGCCGCTATCAATACCAGGCTCTCGCAAAGCAGAGCGGATGCGGTGAAGAAATACCTCATGAGCAAAGGCATCGATGCCGCAAGGCTTACCAGTAAAGGATTTGGCCCTGATCAACCGGTGGCGGATAATAATACGGCCGCTGGTAAAGCGAAGAACAGGCGGGTGGAAATGAAGGTGCGTAAGTAA
- a CDS encoding M15 family metallopeptidase: protein MINNIRPVSRKYNLLLICCFACFVHSCAQTKKIPLNKYGLEVVSDIKLYRQLVRSGKVPGLFPIAQLPALKTELRYAGTNNFMGKILYKEGAAAYLISPAANALRKVVYELKEKGLGLLVWDAYRPYSTTEEIWQEVRDERYAANPTKGSGHNRGISIDCTLYDLQTGTALEMPTDFDDFSEKAHHSFTALSATVLKNRKTLLDVMEKYGFKALSTEWWHYSFPNTGHFPLLNIPFKALR, encoded by the coding sequence ATGATAAACAATATAAGACCAGTTTCGCGAAAATACAACCTGTTGCTAATTTGTTGCTTCGCCTGTTTTGTTCACAGTTGCGCGCAAACGAAAAAGATTCCACTCAACAAGTATGGATTGGAAGTGGTGAGCGACATTAAACTTTACAGGCAACTGGTGCGTTCAGGAAAGGTTCCCGGACTTTTTCCCATCGCGCAGCTTCCGGCATTGAAAACGGAGCTGCGTTATGCGGGCACCAATAATTTCATGGGCAAAATACTTTATAAGGAGGGCGCCGCCGCTTATCTTATATCGCCTGCGGCCAACGCTTTACGCAAAGTGGTATATGAATTGAAAGAAAAAGGATTGGGGTTACTGGTCTGGGACGCATACAGGCCTTATAGTACAACGGAAGAAATATGGCAGGAAGTGCGTGATGAACGCTACGCCGCCAATCCAACAAAAGGCAGTGGCCACAACAGGGGCATCTCCATCGACTGTACCCTGTATGATCTTCAAACAGGAACAGCGCTTGAAATGCCCACGGATTTTGATGATTTCTCCGAAAAAGCCCACCATTCTTTCACCGCACTTTCCGCAACCGTGCTGAAAAACAGAAAAACACTGCTGGATGTGATGGAAAAATACGGTTTCAAGGCCCTGAGTACCGAGTGGTGGCATTACTCTTTCCCCAATACCGGACATTTTCCATTGCTTAATATTCCATTTAAAGCACTTCGATAA
- the accD gene encoding acetyl-CoA carboxylase, carboxyltransferase subunit beta → MTHEDDFESSLAGDAGQPDQKASWFKRIKKGILTSTSEKKETPEGLWSKCPECNYICTANELKENVYVCPKCNHHHRVGSTEYYDFLFDNGEYTELFGNILSKDKLGFVDLKPYKKRLEDIWAKTDLKDSMRVATGKMEGEDIVIACMDFEFIGGSLGSVMGEKFARAVDYAIQHKMPYMVISKSGGARMMESAFSLMQLAKTSGKLSQLSDAGLPYISLLTDPTFGGISASFGMLGDINIAEPGALIGFAGPRVIKETIKKDLPPGFQRSEFLLEHGFLDFIVDRKEMRQKLAQMIRHFK, encoded by the coding sequence ATGACACACGAAGACGATTTTGAATCCAGTCTGGCCGGAGATGCCGGGCAGCCCGACCAAAAAGCGAGCTGGTTTAAAAGGATCAAAAAGGGCATTCTTACTTCTACTTCAGAAAAAAAAGAGACCCCCGAAGGGCTTTGGAGCAAATGCCCCGAATGTAATTATATATGTACGGCCAACGAATTGAAAGAGAATGTATATGTATGCCCCAAATGCAACCACCACCACCGGGTGGGCAGTACGGAATACTATGATTTCCTGTTCGATAATGGCGAATACACTGAATTATTCGGCAACATCCTTTCAAAAGACAAGCTCGGTTTCGTGGACCTGAAGCCTTATAAGAAAAGGCTGGAGGACATCTGGGCCAAAACCGACCTGAAAGACTCCATGCGCGTGGCCACCGGTAAAATGGAGGGCGAAGATATTGTGATCGCCTGTATGGATTTCGAATTCATCGGCGGCTCACTGGGTTCCGTAATGGGAGAAAAATTCGCCCGTGCGGTGGATTACGCCATCCAGCACAAAATGCCTTATATGGTGATTTCCAAATCAGGCGGCGCCAGGATGATGGAAAGCGCCTTCTCCCTGATGCAACTGGCCAAGACCTCCGGAAAACTTTCACAGCTTTCCGATGCAGGACTTCCTTATATCTCCTTGCTCACCGATCCCACTTTCGGCGGTATCTCCGCTTCCTTTGGGATGCTGGGCGATATCAACATTGCGGAACCAGGGGCGCTCATCGGCTTCGCGGGTCCCAGGGTAATTAAAGAAACCATCAAAAAGGACCTTCCACCCGGATTCCAACGCAGTGAATTCCTCCTGGAACACGGGTTCCTCGATTTTATTGTAGACAGAAAAGAAATGAGGCAGAAGCTGGCGCAGATGATCCGGCATTTTAAATAG
- a CDS encoding septal ring lytic transglycosylase RlpA family protein — translation MPLKLPAILFFLCFSCFARAGGLCSTDTLPFGKKGTVQTGTASWYSDKFNGRKTANGEIFSQSKFTAAHNKLPFGTWVKVTNLRNKKWVYVKVNDRLHYRNKRVIDLSRVAAAKLGMLSSGLARVKVEVMGKKKPAD, via the coding sequence ATGCCTCTGAAACTGCCGGCCATATTGTTTTTTCTCTGCTTTTCCTGCTTTGCCAGGGCCGGCGGGCTGTGCAGCACCGATACACTGCCATTTGGAAAGAAGGGAACCGTTCAAACCGGAACGGCCAGTTGGTATTCTGATAAATTCAATGGGAGAAAAACGGCCAACGGAGAGATTTTCAGCCAGTCCAAATTCACCGCCGCACACAATAAGTTACCCTTTGGCACCTGGGTAAAGGTCACCAACCTCCGAAACAAAAAATGGGTGTATGTAAAGGTCAACGACCGCCTGCATTACCGCAACAAACGCGTAATTGACCTCAGCAGGGTGGCCGCGGCTAAACTCGGTATGCTCAGTTCAGGGCTGGCGCGGGTAAAAGTGGAAGTGATGGGAAAGAAAAAACCGGCCGATTAA
- a CDS encoding deoxynucleoside kinase — translation MKYNFVTIEGNIGAGKTTLSHLLAKKFQARLVLEEFADNPFLPRFYENPQQYAFPLELFFMAERYKQLKEMVHSKDLFNTITISDYLFTKCLLFAKVNLPEEEYRLYQKLFEIIHQQIIQPDLLIYLHAPVKKLKENIRKRNRPYEQGIQDEYLFSLQETYTHYIKQHNIKTIFIDCSNADFLGNEKHLQVVLDALEKDLDHGQHYFTLP, via the coding sequence ATGAAATACAATTTTGTTACCATCGAAGGCAATATAGGAGCAGGGAAAACCACGCTTTCCCACCTGCTCGCAAAAAAGTTTCAGGCCCGCCTGGTATTAGAGGAATTCGCGGACAACCCTTTCCTGCCGAGGTTCTATGAGAATCCACAGCAATATGCCTTTCCCCTTGAGTTGTTCTTTATGGCGGAACGGTACAAGCAACTGAAGGAAATGGTGCACAGCAAGGATCTGTTCAATACCATTACCATATCGGATTACCTGTTCACCAAATGCCTGTTGTTCGCGAAGGTGAACCTCCCGGAAGAAGAATACCGGCTTTACCAGAAGCTGTTCGAGATCATCCACCAGCAGATCATTCAACCCGATTTACTGATTTACCTGCATGCCCCGGTCAAAAAACTGAAAGAGAACATCCGGAAAAGGAACAGGCCCTACGAACAGGGTATCCAGGACGAATACCTGTTCAGCTTACAGGAAACGTACACGCATTATATCAAGCAACACAACATCAAAACGATATTCATCGACTGCAGCAATGCAGATTTCCTGGGCAACGAAAAACACCTCCAGGTGGTGCTGGACGCACTGGAAAAGGACCTGGATCACGGGCAGCATTATTTTACATTGCCCTGA
- a CDS encoding protein-L-isoaspartate(D-aspartate) O-methyltransferase, with the protein MKPTLDDYRHKGMRKKLMDQIREKGITDENVLEAMNNIPRHFFLESAFLEVAYEDKAFPISVGQTISQPYTVAYQSQLLNVKPMDKVLEIGTGSAYQACVLAEMGARVYTIERQKQLFYEIRTFAYPKKYRWLKFFYGDGFEGLPTYAPFDKVIITAAAPEIPQKLIDQLAVGGQMVIPLNEGEAQRMLRLTKQADGSIIKETFDRFSFVPMLTGKEV; encoded by the coding sequence ATGAAACCAACACTCGACGATTACAGACACAAGGGTATGCGGAAAAAACTGATGGATCAGATCCGCGAAAAAGGCATTACAGACGAAAACGTGTTGGAGGCGATGAACAATATCCCCCGTCACTTCTTTTTGGAATCGGCTTTTCTTGAAGTAGCTTATGAAGACAAAGCCTTTCCCATTTCCGTGGGACAAACCATTTCACAACCTTACACGGTGGCGTACCAGTCGCAATTGCTGAACGTGAAACCCATGGACAAGGTGCTGGAAATTGGTACCGGCAGCGCTTACCAGGCCTGTGTACTGGCCGAAATGGGTGCGCGTGTGTATACGATAGAAAGGCAAAAGCAATTGTTTTATGAGATCAGGACTTTCGCCTATCCCAAAAAATACCGCTGGCTTAAGTTTTTTTACGGCGATGGCTTCGAAGGGCTTCCTACCTATGCGCCTTTCGACAAAGTGATTATCACCGCGGCTGCGCCGGAAATACCACAGAAGCTGATCGATCAACTGGCCGTGGGCGGACAAATGGTGATTCCCCTAAACGAAGGTGAGGCACAACGTATGCTGCGCCTCACCAAACAAGCCGATGGCTCCATTATCAAAGAAACGTTCGACCGCTTCTCTTTTGTTCCCATGTTAACCGGGAAGGAAGTTTAA